A window of the Chloroflexota bacterium genome harbors these coding sequences:
- a CDS encoding DUF1800 domain-containing protein: protein MERKAFVTKAAMLGASAIALGAAGNELAEAISPRRAAADTTSGGTSSGPLVLKPGPFPQTEEAKIAHLLRRAGFGATRQELETYLNMGLQNTIVDLLNYDQVNDGELEAKLQLYFAPPPEGTKPLAQNDLNEFVGQQRWWFLRMIYSKRPLQEKMTFFWHGLLTSGFSRVGQGPFMIEQNQLLRKHALGSYDVLLKAISRDYSMLTWLDSRNNRKDRPNENYARELMELFSMGVGNYTEQDVREAAKAFTGWTISGGQFVFNIGQHDFDVKTFLGRRGTFDGDDIIDIILQQRACHEYICRRLFRFFVYDDPEPQVIRRLADAFKSYNFSIREVMREIFMSPEFYSDRAYRAKVKSPVEFVAGAIRSLGLPTDGNTLGSVATAMGQALFNPPNVAGWPGGEVWINSSALLQRVNYAHRLTQTIKREVPRITSSITPPRGVTTRDAVAGFFGKVLLDRNLPPGHAEAIADYMKAFPNASQDADVLADVMYLMLASPEYQLA from the coding sequence ATGGAGCGGAAGGCCTTTGTCACGAAGGCCGCTATGCTCGGCGCCTCGGCCATCGCCTTGGGAGCAGCGGGGAACGAACTGGCGGAGGCGATTTCGCCCCGGCGGGCGGCCGCCGACACTACATCGGGCGGTACCTCTTCCGGCCCACTTGTGCTCAAGCCGGGGCCTTTCCCGCAAACCGAAGAAGCCAAGATCGCGCATCTGCTCCGCAGAGCGGGCTTTGGCGCCACCAGGCAGGAGCTGGAGACCTACCTGAACATGGGGCTCCAGAACACCATCGTGGACCTGTTGAATTACGACCAGGTGAACGATGGCGAGCTTGAGGCAAAGCTGCAGCTCTACTTTGCGCCGCCGCCAGAGGGCACGAAGCCATTGGCGCAGAACGACTTGAATGAGTTTGTAGGCCAACAGCGCTGGTGGTTCCTGCGGATGATCTACAGCAAGCGGCCGCTGCAAGAAAAGATGACCTTCTTCTGGCACGGGCTGCTCACCAGCGGCTTTAGCAGGGTGGGCCAGGGGCCCTTCATGATTGAGCAGAACCAGCTGCTCCGCAAGCATGCCTTGGGCTCGTATGACGTGCTGCTGAAGGCCATCTCCCGCGACTACTCCATGCTCACCTGGCTGGACAGCCGGAACAACCGCAAGGACCGCCCGAACGAGAACTATGCCCGAGAGTTGATGGAGCTCTTCTCCATGGGCGTAGGCAACTATACGGAGCAGGACGTTCGAGAGGCGGCGAAGGCGTTCACCGGATGGACGATCTCAGGGGGACAGTTCGTCTTCAACATCGGCCAGCATGATTTCGACGTGAAGACTTTCCTAGGCCGCCGCGGCACCTTTGACGGGGATGACATCATTGACATCATCCTGCAGCAGCGTGCCTGCCACGAGTACATCTGCCGCCGCCTCTTCAGGTTCTTCGTCTATGACGATCCCGAGCCTCAGGTCATCAGGCGCCTGGCGGACGCCTTCAAGTCCTATAATTTCAGCATCCGGGAAGTCATGCGGGAAATCTTCATGTCTCCGGAGTTCTACTCGGACAGGGCCTACCGCGCAAAAGTGAAGAGCCCGGTTGAGTTCGTGGCGGGCGCCATCCGCAGCCTGGGCCTGCCAACGGACGGCAACACGCTGGGAAGTGTGGCCACGGCGATGGGCCAGGCGCTCTTTAACCCGCCGAACGTTGCCGGGTGGCCGGGCGGAGAGGTGTGGATCAACAGCTCCGCGCTCCTACAGCGCGTGAACTATGCGCACCGGCTGACCCAGACGATCAAGCGCGAGGTGCCGCGCATCACCTCCTCAATCACGCCGCCGCGAGGCGTGACGACGCGAGATGCCGTCGCCGGGTTTTTCGGCAAGGTGCTTCTGGATCGGAATCTGCCGCCGGGGCATGCAGAGGCCATCGCCGACTACATGAAGGCCTTTCCCAACGCCAGCCAGGATGCGGATGTGCTGGCGGATGTCATGTACCTAATGCTGGCTTCGCCCGAGTATCAGTTGGCTTAA